A stretch of the Gemmatirosa kalamazoonensis genome encodes the following:
- a CDS encoding ABC transporter permease, which translates to MAPLAQDLRYALRTLARTPGFVAVTLLTLMLGIGANLAIFTVVGAVLLRPLPIQEPDRVVRIFDDLTGAGARDAGMSVPEMQDLEKSGVFSRVSAIWPVDAALGGADHVERIELLATSPNYFELLGVKPALGRAYAQKDWVPGFFEGVVISDALWRRQFGADPHVLGRRIRADMDPYTIIGVMPPDFRHPGPTTSGDVDIWAAAGFVADPFASPPVRGQRMLPGAIGRLAPGVSIDAARARLGLLATTLAQTYPEYPKDLGWTLRVESLQTALTGNVRSTLVILLVAVGFVLLIVCVNVASLFLARASARSREFAIRQAIGASGPRLTKQLLTEGLVLAFAGGALALVVLGLASAALVSMIPPDIPRVAEIHADWTVALAALALSTLTGLLFGVVPALQASKLDLTIGLKDGGGSGAGQSRRHQRFRGILVAAEVALSVLLLAAAGLLIRSFARAVGGDPGLDPKDLIAAQIWVPVPNHPELNPYRDFPSRAGLVTNLLARMAVMPGVQHVALGTLGALPSRNASGNAAPFALPDEPTTQEQNRAAQFGAVSADYFTTLRTPIRKGRAFTQHDDSTHAQVVIVNEAFVRRFSADKDPIGRVIRLGRAPRTRDVQIVGVSADVQNDRLDLPTEPYVYFSMLQRPTTSLAVLLRTRLDVQAARTQLERAVRDVDAELPVFNVRTVDDMMSASIARRRFSLFLMTAFAASALLLAALGIYGVVAYSVSQRKQEFAVRGSLGATPRDILAVAVKPGLAVAAIGAAVGLVAALVATRLLTAMLFGVSATDPATFVAVPAVLLLVAGVACVVPGRRATKVAPIRALRGEA; encoded by the coding sequence ATGGCACCTCTCGCGCAGGACCTCCGCTACGCACTCCGGACGCTCGCCCGGACGCCCGGCTTCGTCGCCGTCACCCTCCTCACCCTCATGCTGGGCATCGGGGCGAACCTCGCGATCTTCACCGTCGTCGGCGCGGTGCTGCTGCGGCCGCTGCCGATCCAGGAGCCCGATCGCGTCGTGCGCATCTTCGACGACCTCACCGGCGCCGGCGCGCGCGATGCGGGTATGTCCGTGCCCGAGATGCAGGACCTCGAGAAGTCCGGCGTCTTCTCCCGGGTGAGCGCGATCTGGCCGGTCGACGCGGCGTTAGGCGGCGCGGACCACGTCGAGCGCATCGAGCTCCTCGCGACCAGCCCGAACTACTTCGAGCTGCTCGGCGTGAAGCCCGCGCTGGGACGAGCGTACGCCCAGAAGGATTGGGTGCCGGGCTTCTTCGAGGGCGTCGTCATCAGCGACGCCCTCTGGCGACGGCAGTTCGGCGCCGATCCGCACGTGCTCGGCCGCCGCATCCGCGCCGACATGGACCCGTACACGATCATCGGCGTCATGCCGCCGGATTTCCGGCATCCGGGTCCGACGACGAGCGGCGACGTCGACATCTGGGCGGCCGCCGGCTTCGTCGCCGATCCGTTCGCGTCGCCCCCCGTGCGCGGCCAGCGCATGCTTCCCGGCGCCATCGGGCGACTCGCGCCCGGCGTGTCGATCGACGCGGCGCGGGCGAGGCTCGGGCTGCTGGCGACGACGCTGGCGCAGACCTATCCCGAGTATCCGAAGGATCTCGGCTGGACGCTCCGCGTCGAGTCGCTGCAGACGGCGCTCACGGGCAACGTCCGATCGACGCTCGTCATCCTGCTCGTCGCCGTGGGATTCGTGCTCCTCATCGTGTGCGTCAACGTCGCCAGCCTGTTCCTCGCGCGGGCGTCGGCGCGCTCGCGGGAGTTCGCGATCCGGCAGGCGATCGGCGCGTCGGGGCCGCGCCTGACGAAGCAGCTGCTCACCGAGGGGCTGGTGCTCGCCTTCGCCGGCGGCGCCCTCGCGCTCGTCGTGCTGGGTCTCGCGAGCGCGGCCCTGGTGTCGATGATTCCACCCGACATTCCACGCGTGGCCGAGATCCACGCCGACTGGACCGTCGCCCTCGCGGCGCTCGCGCTCTCCACCCTCACCGGTCTGCTCTTCGGCGTCGTCCCGGCGCTGCAGGCGTCGAAGCTCGATCTCACCATCGGTCTCAAGGACGGCGGCGGCAGCGGGGCGGGTCAGAGCCGCCGGCACCAGCGCTTCCGCGGGATCCTCGTCGCGGCCGAGGTGGCGCTGTCGGTGCTGCTGCTCGCGGCGGCGGGGCTGTTGATCCGCAGCTTCGCGCGCGCGGTGGGCGGCGACCCGGGTCTCGACCCGAAGGATCTGATCGCGGCGCAGATCTGGGTGCCGGTGCCTAACCATCCGGAGCTGAACCCGTATCGCGACTTCCCGTCGCGCGCGGGACTCGTCACGAACCTCCTCGCGCGAATGGCCGTCATGCCCGGCGTGCAGCACGTCGCGCTCGGGACGCTCGGCGCGTTGCCGTCACGCAACGCCTCCGGCAACGCCGCGCCGTTCGCGCTCCCGGACGAGCCGACCACCCAGGAGCAGAACCGCGCGGCGCAGTTCGGAGCGGTGAGCGCGGACTACTTCACGACGCTCCGGACGCCGATCAGGAAGGGGCGGGCGTTCACGCAGCACGACGACTCCACGCACGCGCAGGTCGTCATCGTGAACGAGGCGTTCGTGCGCCGCTTCTCGGCCGACAAGGATCCGATCGGCCGCGTGATCCGACTCGGCCGAGCCCCGCGGACGCGCGACGTGCAGATCGTCGGCGTGTCGGCGGACGTGCAGAACGACCGACTCGACCTGCCGACCGAGCCGTACGTGTACTTCTCGATGCTGCAGCGTCCGACGACGAGCCTGGCGGTGCTGCTGCGCACGAGGCTCGACGTCCAGGCGGCGCGGACGCAGCTCGAGCGCGCGGTGCGAGACGTGGACGCGGAGCTGCCGGTGTTCAACGTCCGCACGGTCGACGACATGATGTCGGCGTCGATCGCGCGGCGGCGGTTCTCCCTGTTCCTGATGACCGCCTTCGCCGCCTCGGCGCTCCTGCTCGCGGCGTTAGGCATCTACGGGGTGGTGGCCTACTCGGTCAGTCAGCGGAAGCAGGAGTTCGCCGTCCGGGGCAGTCTCGGTGCGACGCCGCGTGACATTCTCGCGGTCGCGGTGAAGCCGGGCCTCGCGGTGGCGGCGATCGGGGCGGCAGTAGGGCTCGTGGCGGCGCTCGTCGCGACGCGACTGCTGACGGCGATGCTCTTCGGGGTCAGCGCCACGGATCCGGCGACGTTCGTCGCGGTACCGGCCGTCCTGCTGCTCGTCGCCGGCGTTGCCTGCGTGGTACCCGGGCGGCGGGCCACGAAGGTCGCGCCGATCCGCGCGTTGCGTGGCGAGGCGTAG
- a CDS encoding serine/threonine-protein kinase has translation MPAGSLATALAGRYTVERELGVGGMATVYLAHDLRHDRDVAIKVLRPELAESLGRERFLREIRLAARLNHPHILALHDSGEAAGDLFFVMPLMEGLTLRDRLRRDGPLPVDAAVRIASEVADALDYAHRHDVVHRDIKPENILLHEGHALVADFGIGKAVVAASASGAPTLTQVGVTVGTPTYMSPEQAAGDDVDGRSDLFALGCVLYEMLTGEPPFTGPTVQAVIARRFQHTPPPVSASRPAVPPGVCHVIERLLERDPASRTSTGAHVVAALQSPDARGVPDAAPRAGPSVAVLPFANMSAAADDAYFADGITEEIINVLAHVDGLRVAARTSCFAFKGKDEDLRAVGAKLGVAHVLEGSVRKAGPRLRITAQLIDVADGYHRWSESYDRELVDVFAVQDEIAGAIAAKLRLSLLDGRGRSAERAGPRSVEAYELLLRGRVLLWQRGRAILDALPCFARAVALDPELVDAHALLGDAHRLVCVYGMAPASETIPHALGAIDRALALDPEHPQALTTLANIKSVHDVDIEASVALADRVLAREPLNVQALCERALVVALRSDSSPQRLARALQDLRAARRADPLNAWAAALESFSLSCVGLHEDALRSARQAVSLDAHAFTGRWALVWALSSLGRDDEALAVAEETLPMSGRNPRVLAEMAAIHARHEDAGAVRAILDELRTRAAGAYVESSVLGCVFAAAGELAEARALVARGIAEHDTGWQFSKSPAWAPFKSDPAGAAMLRALGY, from the coding sequence GTGCCTGCCGGCTCCCTCGCGACGGCGCTCGCCGGACGCTACACCGTCGAGCGCGAGCTCGGCGTGGGCGGCATGGCCACGGTGTACCTCGCCCACGACCTCCGGCACGACCGCGACGTCGCGATCAAGGTCCTGCGCCCGGAGCTCGCCGAGTCGCTCGGCCGCGAGCGTTTTCTCCGCGAGATCCGACTCGCGGCGCGCCTCAACCACCCGCACATCCTCGCCCTTCACGACTCGGGAGAGGCGGCGGGGGACCTGTTCTTCGTCATGCCGCTCATGGAGGGGCTGACGCTCCGCGACCGGCTGCGGCGGGACGGTCCGCTGCCGGTGGACGCCGCCGTGCGCATCGCGAGCGAGGTCGCCGACGCCCTCGACTACGCGCATCGCCACGATGTCGTCCATCGCGACATCAAGCCCGAGAACATCCTGCTGCACGAAGGGCACGCGCTCGTCGCCGACTTCGGGATCGGCAAGGCGGTGGTCGCCGCGTCGGCGTCGGGTGCGCCGACGCTGACCCAGGTCGGCGTGACGGTCGGCACGCCGACGTACATGAGTCCCGAGCAGGCGGCCGGCGACGACGTCGACGGCAGGAGCGATCTCTTCGCGCTCGGATGCGTGCTGTACGAGATGCTCACCGGCGAGCCCCCGTTCACCGGGCCGACGGTGCAGGCCGTGATCGCCAGGCGCTTCCAGCACACCCCGCCGCCCGTCAGTGCGTCGCGGCCCGCCGTTCCGCCGGGAGTCTGCCACGTGATCGAACGCCTGCTCGAGAGGGACCCGGCCTCGCGCACGTCGACCGGAGCGCACGTCGTCGCGGCGCTGCAATCGCCCGACGCGCGCGGCGTCCCCGACGCGGCGCCTCGGGCCGGGCCGTCGGTGGCCGTGCTGCCGTTCGCGAACATGAGCGCCGCGGCCGACGACGCCTATTTCGCCGACGGGATCACCGAGGAGATCATCAACGTCCTCGCGCACGTCGACGGGCTGCGCGTCGCGGCGCGCACGTCGTGCTTCGCGTTCAAGGGGAAGGACGAGGACCTCCGCGCCGTCGGCGCGAAGCTCGGGGTGGCGCACGTGCTCGAGGGGAGCGTGCGCAAGGCCGGCCCCCGGCTGCGGATCACCGCGCAGCTCATCGACGTCGCGGACGGCTACCACCGGTGGTCGGAAAGCTACGACCGCGAGCTCGTCGACGTGTTCGCGGTGCAGGACGAGATCGCGGGCGCCATCGCCGCGAAGCTGCGGCTGTCGCTGCTCGACGGGCGTGGCAGGTCGGCCGAGCGCGCGGGGCCGCGCAGCGTCGAGGCGTACGAGCTGCTGCTCCGGGGGCGGGTCCTGCTCTGGCAGCGCGGACGCGCGATCCTCGACGCGCTGCCGTGCTTCGCGCGGGCCGTCGCGCTCGACCCGGAGCTCGTCGACGCGCACGCCCTGCTCGGCGACGCCCACCGCCTGGTGTGCGTGTACGGCATGGCGCCCGCGAGCGAGACGATCCCGCACGCGTTAGGCGCGATCGACCGTGCGCTCGCGCTCGATCCGGAGCATCCGCAGGCGCTGACGACGCTCGCGAACATCAAGTCCGTCCACGACGTGGACATCGAAGCGAGCGTGGCGCTCGCCGACCGCGTGCTCGCCCGCGAGCCGCTGAACGTGCAGGCGCTGTGCGAGCGCGCGCTCGTGGTCGCGCTGCGCAGCGACTCGTCGCCGCAACGGCTCGCGCGGGCGCTGCAGGACCTGCGCGCCGCGCGGCGCGCCGATCCGCTCAACGCGTGGGCGGCGGCGCTGGAGTCGTTCTCCCTCTCGTGCGTCGGCCTCCACGAGGACGCGCTGCGGTCGGCGCGGCAGGCCGTCTCGCTCGACGCGCACGCCTTCACCGGGCGGTGGGCCCTCGTCTGGGCGCTCTCGAGCCTGGGCCGGGACGACGAGGCGCTGGCCGTCGCCGAGGAGACGCTCCCCATGTCGGGGCGGAATCCGCGCGTGCTCGCGGAGATGGCGGCCATCCACGCGCGACACGAGGACGCGGGCGCGGTCCGGGCGATCCTCGACGAGCTGCGCACTCGCGCGGCCGGCGCGTACGTCGAGTCGTCGGTGCTCGGCTGCGTCTTCGCGGCGGCGGGCGAGCTCGCCGAGGCGCGAGCGCTCGTCGCGCGCGGGATCGCCGAGCACGACACGGGCTGGCAGTTCTCGAAGTCGCCCGCGTGGGCGCCGTTCAAGTCCGATCCCGCTGGCGCGGCGATGCTGCGGGCGCTGGGCTACTAG
- a CDS encoding zinc-binding dehydrogenase, with protein MRAVVIERPGHVGLGARAEPTLAPDDVLVRVRTVGFCGSDLSTFRGLNPLVAYPRVPGHEIAGVVAALGSEVPAGLHPGTLVTVVPYTACGACPACRRGRVNTCRDNRTLGVQRDGAMTELIAVPWQKVLPADGLSRRELALVEPLAVGAHAAARGRVAPGDVVAVLGTGAVGLGAVAAAARAGGTVIAVDVDERKLAVARRAGAAHAVNSRATPLHDALRELTRGDGPDVIIEAVGHPDTFLAAVAEVAVAGRVIYIGYAKGPVSFDTTQFVRKELDVLGARNATADDFRAVVALLREGSFPVADAVTRVVPLAAAADALRAWDADPGAVTRIHVDLD; from the coding sequence ATGCGCGCAGTCGTGATCGAGCGCCCAGGCCACGTCGGGCTCGGGGCGCGCGCGGAGCCGACCCTCGCGCCGGACGACGTGCTCGTGCGCGTGCGGACGGTCGGCTTTTGCGGCTCCGACCTGAGCACGTTTCGCGGGCTCAACCCCCTCGTGGCGTACCCCCGCGTGCCGGGGCACGAGATCGCCGGCGTCGTAGCGGCGTTGGGCAGCGAGGTGCCCGCGGGTCTACATCCAGGCACCCTCGTCACGGTCGTGCCGTACACGGCGTGCGGCGCGTGCCCCGCCTGCCGCCGCGGGCGCGTCAACACGTGCCGCGACAACCGCACGCTCGGCGTGCAGCGCGACGGCGCGATGACGGAGCTCATCGCGGTCCCGTGGCAGAAGGTGCTTCCCGCCGACGGGCTGTCGCGCCGCGAGCTGGCGCTCGTCGAGCCGCTCGCCGTGGGGGCGCACGCGGCGGCGCGCGGCCGCGTCGCGCCGGGGGACGTCGTCGCGGTGTTAGGCACCGGCGCGGTGGGGCTCGGCGCGGTGGCAGCCGCGGCGCGCGCGGGCGGGACGGTCATCGCGGTGGATGTGGACGAGCGCAAGCTGGCCGTGGCGCGGCGCGCCGGCGCCGCCCACGCGGTGAACTCGCGCGCGACGCCGCTGCACGACGCGCTGCGCGAGCTCACGCGCGGCGACGGCCCCGACGTGATCATCGAGGCGGTCGGCCACCCGGACACGTTCCTCGCGGCCGTCGCCGAGGTGGCGGTCGCCGGCCGCGTGATCTACATCGGGTACGCGAAGGGGCCGGTCAGCTTCGACACGACGCAGTTCGTGCGCAAGGAGCTCGACGTGTTAGGCGCGCGCAACGCGACGGCGGACGACTTCCGCGCGGTCGTCGCGCTGCTGCGCGAGGGGAGCTTCCCGGTCGCGGACGCGGTCACGCGCGTGGTGCCGCTCGCCGCGGCCGCCGACGCGCTCCGCGCCTGGGACGCCGACCCGGGCGCGGTCACGCGCATCCACGTGGACTTGGACTGA
- a CDS encoding alpha-L-fucosidase produces the protein MSGASPSGAAQPGAFQPTWASLAQYRVPDWFRDAKFGMWAHWGPQCVPEQGDWYARNMYIEGQRAYVSHVARYGHPSRVGFKDVIRQWRAESWRPDELLALYAQAGAQYFMALANHHDNFDLWDSAHQPWNSVRLGPRKDLVGGWARATRRAGLKFGVSVHAAHAWSWYEPSQGADTSGPFKGVPYDGTLTLAQGKGTWWEGLDPQDLYAQAHAPGRGLQWEWDAAKGSSVPSTAYCEKFGARTIELIDKYDPDLVYFDDTALPLWPVSDVGLRIAAHFYNRNMARRGGRLEAVLTGKVLTEEQRRCMVWDIERGVATDVLPLPWQTDTCIGEWHYSRPLYMRHGYKTPLAVAQMLVDIVSKNGNLMLNVPLPGSGEPDDDEVSFVTDFGRWMRANGRAIYGSRPWAVYGEGPSTAAQAPLRAQGFNEGQNRPYTAEDLRFVQKDGKVYAFALAWPADGKLTITALGAGAPHAAGAVERVELLGAPTPLAFARTPAGLTVTLPERRVGQYVYTLEISGQGLSHT, from the coding sequence GTGTCAGGGGCCTCACCGTCCGGTGCCGCGCAGCCGGGCGCCTTCCAGCCCACGTGGGCGTCGCTCGCGCAGTACCGCGTGCCCGACTGGTTCCGCGACGCGAAGTTCGGCATGTGGGCGCACTGGGGCCCGCAGTGCGTCCCCGAGCAGGGGGACTGGTACGCGCGCAACATGTACATCGAGGGCCAGCGCGCCTACGTCTCGCACGTCGCGCGCTACGGCCACCCGTCGCGCGTCGGCTTCAAGGACGTCATCCGGCAGTGGCGCGCCGAGTCGTGGCGCCCGGACGAGCTCTTGGCGCTCTACGCCCAGGCCGGCGCGCAGTACTTCATGGCGCTCGCGAACCACCACGACAACTTCGACCTCTGGGACTCCGCGCATCAGCCGTGGAACTCCGTGAGGCTCGGGCCGAGAAAGGACCTGGTCGGCGGCTGGGCGCGCGCGACGCGACGGGCGGGGCTCAAGTTCGGCGTGTCGGTGCACGCGGCGCACGCGTGGAGCTGGTACGAGCCGTCGCAGGGCGCCGACACGAGCGGCCCGTTCAAGGGTGTGCCCTACGACGGCACGCTCACGCTCGCGCAGGGGAAGGGGACGTGGTGGGAGGGGCTCGACCCACAGGACCTCTACGCGCAGGCGCATGCACCGGGGCGCGGCCTCCAGTGGGAGTGGGACGCGGCGAAGGGGAGTAGCGTGCCGAGCACGGCCTACTGCGAGAAGTTCGGCGCCCGCACGATCGAGCTGATCGACAAGTACGACCCGGACCTCGTCTACTTCGACGACACCGCGCTGCCGCTGTGGCCCGTGAGCGACGTGGGCCTGCGCATCGCGGCGCACTTCTACAACCGCAACATGGCGCGGCGCGGCGGCCGGCTCGAGGCGGTGCTCACGGGCAAGGTGCTGACCGAGGAGCAGCGCCGGTGCATGGTGTGGGACATCGAGCGCGGTGTGGCGACCGACGTGCTCCCGCTCCCGTGGCAGACCGACACCTGCATCGGCGAGTGGCACTACTCGCGCCCGCTCTACATGCGGCACGGCTACAAGACGCCGCTCGCGGTCGCGCAGATGCTCGTCGACATCGTGAGCAAGAACGGGAACCTGATGCTCAACGTGCCGCTCCCCGGCTCGGGGGAGCCGGACGACGACGAGGTCTCGTTCGTGACCGACTTCGGGCGCTGGATGCGCGCGAACGGCCGCGCGATCTACGGCAGCCGGCCGTGGGCAGTCTACGGCGAGGGTCCGTCGACCGCGGCGCAGGCGCCGCTGCGGGCGCAGGGGTTCAACGAAGGGCAGAACCGTCCCTACACCGCGGAGGACCTCCGCTTCGTGCAGAAGGACGGGAAGGTCTACGCGTTCGCGCTGGCGTGGCCCGCGGACGGGAAGCTGACGATCACGGCCCTCGGCGCCGGCGCGCCGCACGCGGCGGGCGCCGTCGAGCGGGTGGAGCTGTTAGGCGCCCCGACGCCGCTGGCGTTCGCGCGGACGCCGGCCGGCCTGACCGTGACGCTGCCCGAGCGACGCGTCGGCCAGTACGTGTACACGCTCGAGATCTCGGGGCAGGGGCTCTCGCATACCTGA
- a CDS encoding sensor histidine kinase translates to MTGGVRTSGGGRRGRYALIGAAAGALLCAVGVLRSWLYESFFAPPGTASIVRLVVDQAAQWAVLIAIVPPIVLFCERWPVRSRRDFARLGLHAAALPVFHAMLSVGTRALIAVVGRPSLPPFHLGRALFRVDPMFTVVLYASIASILHVVRREQLLREVAMEQMRLRERVALLRVESLQRQLEPHFLFNALTTIASLITREPVLARRLVTRLGGLLRRALGAETRALVPLSDEVSFLRDYLALQEARFRDALRASVTVEARAEEARVPWMLLQPLVENAITHGMSADGVCRVAVLARVDGGRLELSVTDDGAGFATLRGARPTTGAAGAGFGLRGTRERLAALFGDGAELRLENPPGGGARVTVSLPAGTGDAAASVLPCETFSPGRAG, encoded by the coding sequence GTGACGGGGGGGGTGCGGACGTCGGGTGGGGGGCGGCGCGGACGGTATGCGCTGATCGGGGCGGCCGCGGGCGCGCTGCTCTGCGCGGTCGGCGTGCTCCGCAGCTGGTTGTACGAATCGTTCTTCGCCCCGCCGGGCACGGCGAGCATCGTGCGACTGGTCGTCGATCAGGCGGCGCAGTGGGCGGTGTTGATCGCGATCGTGCCGCCGATCGTGCTCTTCTGCGAACGGTGGCCGGTCCGGTCCCGCCGCGACTTCGCGCGCCTCGGGCTGCACGCGGCCGCGCTGCCGGTGTTCCACGCCATGCTGTCGGTCGGCACGCGCGCCCTCATCGCGGTCGTCGGCCGACCGTCCCTGCCGCCATTCCATCTCGGGCGCGCGCTGTTCCGCGTCGACCCGATGTTCACGGTGGTGCTGTACGCGAGCATCGCGTCGATCCTCCACGTGGTGCGCCGCGAGCAGCTCCTGCGGGAGGTCGCCATGGAGCAGATGCGACTCCGCGAGCGCGTGGCCCTCCTGCGCGTGGAGTCGCTGCAGCGGCAGCTCGAGCCGCACTTCCTGTTCAACGCGCTCACGACGATCGCGTCGCTCATCACGCGCGAGCCCGTCCTCGCGCGTCGTCTCGTCACACGCCTCGGAGGGCTGCTGCGGCGCGCGCTCGGCGCCGAGACGCGCGCGCTGGTGCCGCTGTCGGACGAGGTGTCGTTCCTGCGCGACTACCTCGCGCTGCAGGAGGCGCGGTTCCGCGACGCGCTGCGCGCGAGCGTCACCGTGGAGGCGAGGGCGGAGGAGGCGCGCGTGCCCTGGATGCTGCTCCAGCCCCTGGTGGAGAACGCGATCACGCACGGCATGAGTGCCGACGGCGTCTGCCGGGTCGCCGTGCTCGCGCGGGTGGACGGGGGGCGTCTGGAGCTGAGCGTCACGGACGACGGCGCGGGCTTCGCGACACTCCGCGGGGCGCGCCCAACGACCGGTGCGGCCGGCGCGGGGTTCGGGTTGCGCGGCACGCGCGAGCGGCTCGCCGCGCTCTTCGGCGATGGGGCCGAGCTGCGCCTCGAGAACCCACCCGGGGGTGGCGCGCGCGTCACCGTGTCGCTGCCGGCAGGGACCGGCGACGCGGCGGCCTCAGTCCTTCCGTGCGAAACGTTCTCGCCTGGTCGCGCCGGGTGA
- a CDS encoding LytR/AlgR family response regulator transcription factor, whose translation MPVRTVIVDDEPAVGEFLEQLLVEQHPEVAVVGVYADPAEAVEAITAEPPDLLFLDVRMPRLSGFDLLDALGDRVPPAVVFVTAFDQHAVAAFDASATDYLLKPVDEERLARAVARARTRVAQARSAAEGAEATSVAGPADALRQVLSQLDRYTRHFAVRVGHRIALLRVEDISWFGADGKYVRLYVDNVVHVVRHTTHGLEARLDPRRFLRVNRSSIVNVDHVKHIERWSHGDYVLVMRTGHQVVTTRGYRAAVQRLLDGA comes from the coding sequence ATGCCTGTCCGTACAGTGATCGTCGACGACGAGCCGGCGGTCGGCGAGTTTCTCGAGCAGCTGCTCGTCGAGCAGCACCCCGAGGTCGCGGTCGTCGGGGTCTACGCGGATCCGGCCGAGGCGGTCGAGGCGATCACCGCCGAGCCGCCCGACCTGCTGTTCCTCGACGTGCGGATGCCGCGGCTCTCCGGCTTCGACCTGCTCGACGCCCTCGGCGACCGCGTGCCGCCGGCGGTCGTCTTCGTCACGGCGTTCGACCAGCACGCCGTCGCGGCGTTCGACGCGAGCGCGACCGACTACCTGCTGAAGCCTGTCGACGAGGAACGGCTCGCGCGCGCGGTGGCCCGCGCGAGAACACGGGTCGCGCAGGCGCGGTCGGCCGCCGAGGGGGCCGAGGCGACCTCCGTCGCGGGGCCGGCCGACGCGCTGCGACAGGTCCTGTCACAGCTGGACCGGTACACGCGGCACTTCGCGGTGCGCGTCGGTCACCGCATCGCGCTCCTGCGCGTCGAAGACATCAGCTGGTTCGGCGCCGACGGGAAGTACGTGCGCCTGTACGTGGACAACGTCGTGCACGTCGTCCGACACACGACGCACGGCCTCGAGGCGCGCCTCGACCCCCGCCGGTTCCTGCGCGTGAACCGCTCGTCGATCGTCAACGTCGACCACGTCAAGCACATCGAGCGGTGGTCGCACGGCGACTACGTGCTCGTGATGCGGACCGGCCACCAGGTGGTGACCACCCGCGGCTACCGCGCGGCGGTGCAGCGCCTGCTCGACGGCGCGTGA
- a CDS encoding DUF4397 domain-containing protein — protein MKTASVMPVVATVLCAAACGDSPTAVATPAKVRFFNAVWPTQDKIGFTTNTQFAAGSALAYLQSTPTCSTLDAGTTTFGIGLANASGTALNSNTFVTLNDQTITDGGDYIVLAGGNINHPSVVLLDNSFSGTLGANQAAVRFVNLAGGSEGPVDVSKGTAGSGPTTVVRANMGFRDATPFSTVTSGPNPYTITYTDTNQPLVSGSDATLNLQAGTVNTIVISRLNPPTGNFQLINVPRCN, from the coding sequence ATGAAGACGGCGTCAGTCATGCCCGTGGTTGCGACCGTGCTGTGCGCCGCCGCATGTGGAGACAGTCCGACGGCCGTCGCCACGCCGGCGAAGGTGCGGTTCTTCAACGCGGTGTGGCCCACGCAGGACAAGATTGGTTTCACGACGAACACCCAGTTCGCAGCCGGCTCCGCCCTCGCATACTTGCAATCGACGCCGACCTGCTCGACACTCGATGCCGGAACCACGACCTTCGGCATCGGTCTGGCCAACGCGAGCGGTACGGCCTTGAACAGCAACACGTTCGTCACGTTGAACGACCAGACCATCACGGACGGCGGCGATTACATCGTCCTCGCGGGCGGCAACATCAATCATCCGTCGGTGGTCCTGCTCGACAACAGCTTCTCCGGCACGCTGGGCGCCAACCAGGCGGCCGTTCGTTTCGTGAACCTCGCGGGGGGAAGCGAGGGCCCCGTGGATGTGTCGAAGGGCACGGCCGGAAGCGGGCCCACGACGGTGGTGCGAGCCAACATGGGATTCCGCGACGCGACGCCCTTCAGCACCGTGACGAGTGGCCCCAATCCTTATACGATCACGTACACCGACACCAACCAGCCTCTCGTTTCAGGTAGCGATGCCACGCTCAACCTGCAGGCTGGGACCGTCAACACGATCGTGATCAGTCGCTTGAATCCGCCAACCGGCAACTTCCAGTTGATCAACGTTCCGCGATGCAACTGA